In one window of Notolabrus celidotus isolate fNotCel1 chromosome 17, fNotCel1.pri, whole genome shotgun sequence DNA:
- the LOC117829035 gene encoding lipocalin-like has protein sequence MRSTLLRMLAALMCVLSVCAEVAPVADFDLQKMTGKWYLVGFATNAQWFVNHKAGMKMGTAVVTPTDVGDMDLAYANLNADGTCWRMTHLAKKSETPGRFTFHSKLWNNDNDMRIVDVVYDDYALVHTIKTKEGVSEVLNKLYSRGPEVSEVLQQKFTQLSLQTGILADNIAILPRNGECTEY, from the exons ATGAGGAGCACACTGCTGAGGATGCTGGCCGCGCTCATGTGCGTGCTGTCGGTGTGCGCTGAGGTTGCGCCTGTTGCAGACTTTGACCTGCAGAAG ATGACAGGCAAGTGGTACCTTGTTGGTTTTGCCACCAACGCTCAGTGGTTTGTGAACCACAAGGCAGGTATGAAGATGGGCACTGCTGTAGTAACGCCAACTGATGTAGGAGACATGGACCTTGCATATGCCAACCTAAA TGCCGATGGAACCTGCTGGAGGATGACCCATCTCGCCAAGAAGTCAGAAACTCCCGGACGCTTCACCTTCCACAGCAAGC TTTGGAACAATGACAACGACATGCGTATCGTAGATGTTGTGTATGATGACTACGCTCTGGTCCACACCATCAAGACGAAGGAAGGAGTGTCTGAGGTCCTGAACAAGCTCTACA GCCGTGGTCCTGAGGTCAGTGAAGTGCTGCAGCAGAAGTTCACACAGCTCTCCCTCCAGACCGGTATCCTTGCTGACAACATCGCCATCCTGCCTAGAAATG GCGAGTGTACCGAGTACTGA
- the c8g gene encoding complement component C8 gamma chain, producing the protein MAGVWRCMLAVLALMCVCLWGLTEAVGGAVSRPRPQRRPRKKPKVVADDLTPPAQNIDIQRMMGRWYLLNTASKCSYLINHGTKVEATIMTLTHSSDQTLSVSTKTRHNHQCWEILQIYDISPTPGKLTLKGTRPELNTEIAIGETDYTNYAVMYYQKQGKITVKLYGRSVDDLSEPMLTKFEQLAEKQNMGLAYLFPFPTYSHCGDVDQDHVINCVPTC; encoded by the exons ATGGCTGGAGTGTGGCGTTGTATGCTGGCAGTGCTGgcgttgatgtgtgtgtgtctgtggggaTTAACTGAGGCTGTAGGGGGGGCTGTAAGTCGACCAAGACCCCAAAGAAGACCTCGTAAGAAGCCAAAGGTTGTTGCTGATGACCTGACGCCTCCTGCTCAGAACATAGACATACAGCGG ATGATGGGACGATGGTACCTGTTGAACACTGCCTCCAAATGCTCGTACCTGATTAACCACGGCACCAAGGTGGAGGCCACAATCATGACCCTCACTCACTCCTCAGACCAAACACTGTCTGTCAGCACAAAGACACGACA taaCCACCAGTGTTGGGAGATTTTACAAATCTACGATATCTCTCCAACCCCAGGCAAGCTGACTCTTAAAG GAACTCGTCCTGAGCTCAACACTGAAATAGCGATCGGGGAGACGGACTATACCAACTATGCTGTCATGTACTACCAGAAACAGGGAAAGATCACCGTGAAGCTGTATG GGAGATCTGTTGACGATCTGTCCGAGCCGATGTTGACGAAGTTTGAGCAGCTTGCTGAAAAGCAGAATATGGGCCTGGCTTACCTCTTCCCCTTCCCCACTTACA GTCACTGTGGTGACGTGGACCAGGACCATGTGATCA ACTGTGTTCCCACATGCTGA
- the msrb2 gene encoding methionine-R-sulfoxide reductase B2, mitochondrial has protein sequence MSRFAARRVFVLVSQHAAVRSTVLPRRVPAFIRAVSTSQGLQSLTRYNETKDWHKKLTPEQYVVTREKGTEEPFSGLYLNHYEVGMYHCVCCDSPLFSSEAKYDSGTGWPAFKEAHGTWERDESHASVIRRPDNSLGTASTEVLCKNCDSHLGHVFEDGPDPTGQRFCINSVALTFKPRENNKADTPEEK, from the exons ATGTCTCGTTTCGCCGCTCGTCGTGTTTTCGTGTTAGTTTCTCAGCACGCTGCAGTCAGATCCACGGTGTTACCGAGGAGGGTCCCTGCATTCATCCGCGCTGTGTCCACATCTCAAG GTCTGCAGTCTCTTACCCGTTACAATGAGACCAAAGACTGGCACAAGAAGCTGACCCCAGAACAGTATGTTGTCACCAGAGAGAAGGGGACCGAGGAG cccTTCAGTGGACTCTACCTGAACCATTATGAGGTGGGGATGTATCACTGTGTCTGCTGTGACTCTCCGCTTTTCAG TTCAGAGGCCAAGTATGACTCTGGGACAGGCTGGCCTGCATTCAAAGAGGCTCATGGGACATGGGAGAGGGATGAAAGCCACGCCTCCGTCATTCGTCGCCCAGACAACAGCCTTGGAACCGCTAGCACAGAGGTCCTTTGTAAAAAT TGTGATTCCCACCTGGGTCACGTGTTTGAAGACGGACCGGATCCCACAGGTCAGCGGTTCTGTATCAACAGTGTTGCACTCACATTTAAacccagagaaaacaacaagGCTGACACACCTGAAGAAAAGTGA